The Tamandua tetradactyla isolate mTamTet1 chromosome 6, mTamTet1.pri, whole genome shotgun sequence genome contains the following window.
CTCTCAGCCAGTGTTTGAGAGTCTCTGCCACTGGCACTGCCGTAGGTGGAGGAAGTCTCTTTGCTCCCTCATGTGGCCCGTGGGTGGGGGGCTGTCTGCAGGATGATGTCTACAGAAAGTGCCAACAGCTTCACTCTGATTGGGGAGGCATCTGATGGCGGCACCATGGAGAATCTCAGCCGACGATTGAAGGCAAGTCTGTTTCTTCCAATATCAAGCAGTAGGCCTGGCTGGTGGAAGGGCAATTGGGGCAGGTAGCATAGGGGATGTCTTTCTCTGACTCTCTCACACTTCCAGGTCACTGGGGACCTTTTTGACATCATGTCAGGCCAGACAGATGTGGATCACCCACTGTGTGAGGAATGCACAGATACCCTTTTAGACCAGCTGGACACCCAGCTCAACGTTACTGAAAATGAGTGTCAGAACTACAAGTGAGTCCCTCCATGGCCAAGGCCCAGAAACTGAGAGCTGGGTCTTAGAGCTGTTACTGCCCTGAGATCGGGTGGCCCTTTCAGTAGCTAAATTCCACTCAGGCAAACAGAATAGCAGGTTACTTCTGGTAAGTATGCTCCGCCTGTGTCCTTGGCAGACGCTGTCTGGAGATCTTAGAGCAAATGAATGAGGATGATAGTGAACAGCTTCAGATGGAGCTAACGGAGCTGGCACTGGAGGAAAAGAGGCTGATACAGGAGTTGGAAGATGTAGAAAAGAACCGCAAGATAGTGGCCGAAAATCTCAAGACTGTCCAGGCTGAGGCTGAGAGGCTGGATCAGGAGGAAGCTCAGTGAGTGACCACCCCATTCTTCTATTTGCAAGTCCTTAAGTAGAGGAAATGGCTTCCAGCTAAATATGAGTGATTAATTTGTAATCTACAGCCAGCCATCAGTCAGTTGTACATCTTCTCTGGATCCTGCATGTTGTCTCTAGGCCCTGTTTCTAGAGGCTTGTTGGGAGAGTTATGTATTATGAGTCAGCATGATTAAGTGAAAGCATGTATGCTAAATAGGATGGAGAGGCCAGAGCTCTAGTCAGGGCTCTGTCCTTTAGGGAACTGGGCTCACCTGGAAAGTTGAAGATACTAGCCTACATTAGTTCCCACCCAGATCACAAATTGCATTAGTGTACTTGACGTGAGAGAACCCTTTCTCTTGTGGAGGAGATGCAGTATCCTTTAGTTGAGCAAGTGAAGGACACAGGGAAAAAGGTTTTTGACAGAGTAGTGTACAAGTTCCATTGGAGTGGTTTATTCTGACTATCTAAAGGACAATGAAGTACATAGAAGTGAAGTTATAGAGGGTCAATTATGGCTAATTCATGGAAGAAGCCACTCTTAACCCACCCATCTCACTTCTGGAAAAGATCTGAAATACAATAGGTGCTTTGTCCCAGTTTGGAAGCGTCCAATTTCCTCCACCTTTTTGTGTTTGGGCAGCTGGAATTTGAGACATTTCTGTCCCTCCCAGGCAAAAGGACTGGGGCCTACATGCTCTTCTGATTGGGATCTTTGCCAAATATAGAAGATGCTGTAACTGGATGAACCTTCATGACTAGAATAAATCATTCGGAAGTGTGGAAGAGGAAACTATAGCCTTCACTGGTCACCTTGGCTGTTCACAGGTATCAAAGGGAATACAGTGAATTTAAACGACAACAGCTGGAGCTGGATGACGAGCTGAAGAGTGTAGAAAATCAGATGTGTTATGCCCAGATGCAGTTGGACAAGCTGAAAAAAACCAACGTCTTTAATGCGACCTTCCACATCTGGTAAAGAGGGCTGGAACAGGAATCATATTGGGGAAATACTACATATCTAGACTTCAGCTGTTGACCGTTAAGCCAGGGTCCCCACTTCACCAGAAAATGGGGATTGTGTGTCATTTAAGTTTCCTTTCTTGTGATGGGATAGGCAGAATCAGGGAATTAGAATTCTGAGGCTTGGGCACATCCACCCCTCCAAGGAAAGGGAACAGCCTGAGCCATCCAGCTACATAAAAAGCTGGTCATCTGCCTGGTGCTAATTTCTTATCCCCAGGGTCATTCATGTATTAACTTATTCGATGTTTATTCTTTTAACTAATGTCTGTTGACCCTCTACTATGTggtaggcactgtgctaagcactagGAGGGTAACAGCAGAGGCTTTGCAGTCTGTTGTCTATAAGTTCATGGGAGAAACAGACAGGTAATAGGCAGTTGTAATACACTGTGATAATGGTAAGCCCAGGATGCTGTGGGAACACAGAAGAGTACTTTATCCAATTTGGGGAGGCCACATGGAAATTTTTCCCCTAGAGGAGGTTTATGTCTAAGCCAAGACCTGAAGAAGTCTGAAAAGAAGGGGATTGTTACTGGCAGAGAGAACATCAtgtgcaaagaaacaggaaagagggAGTGATgaattctgaaaactgaaagGAGCTTATTGTAACTGGAGATTGAGTGCAAAGGAGAGAAGGACAGGATATGAAACTGGAGAGTTACCAGATCCTAAAGGGTCTTGTAGGCCTTAAGGGATTTGGAATTTCTCCAAAAGATAGTGACAGCCATTGAAGCATTTTAGGCAGGGAAGTGGTATAATTACCTTTGCATTGTGAATAATAGCTTTACCTACACTGGAAAATGACCTGGGGGAAGGAGCAATTTTGTTGGTAAGGAGACTTGTTAGTAGGAATCTAAGTATGAAAAGATGGGTAGTGACATTGTCAGGTTTAAGAGATTTAGGAGATAAAATCAAGAGGCTGGTGTTTTAGTGGGTAATAGGGAAAGTTCAGGGATGGCACTCAAGTTTCTACTTTGGCATCTGAGCAGTAAGGGGAAAGGTTACAACTCAAGTTTAGACAGGTATTTAAAGTGCCAAGTAGAGCTTGGATATATGAATCTAAACATAAGGAGAGAGGTTTATGTTTGGTTTTGAGTAAGAACAGGAAATCCCAAAAGTTCCAAAGTTTTAAGTTCCCTCTGTATTTTTTCTTGCCCTTCCATCTTCCACTATAGGCACAGTGGACAATTTGGCACAATCAACAACTTCAGACTGGGTCGCCTGCCCAGTGTTCCTGTGGAGTGGAATGAAATTAATGCCGCTTGGGGCCAGACAGTGTTGCTGCTTCATGCCCTGGCCAATAAGATGGGTCTGAAATTTCAGAGGTAGGAAATACAGCCCTTTCCTGGGTGTGGTGGGTCTTTGATGGAATCTGTATCTTCAACCTGGTGCTACTCTCTGCTTTGGCAGGAGCCCTTGCCCTGACCAAACTGGGAGTTTTCTGCAAGTGGAGACTGTGTCTGCTTCTGATTTTGCCATCTCCTCCCCCCTGATTAAGCAGTCACTGTGCCGCATGACAATAGTTCCCAACCTAGGGTCTCCAGGACTTAGTGTTCCTCAAGctgttttaagtttttgtttgtttaatctaAAATGTACATTTGTCCATGAaggccaccaccaccacccccaggcAATTATATGAGCAATGTTTAGCAAACACAATCGTTTAAATATAGAACctttggggaggtgggggacagcAGTGGAAATAATAAAAGAGGTTCTTAAGTAGAATAAAGATTGAAAATCACTGGGTTATAACT
Protein-coding sequences here:
- the BECN1 gene encoding beclin-1 isoform X2 → MEGSKTSSSTMQVSFVCQRCSQPLKLDTSFKILDRVTIQELTAPLLATAQVKPGETREEEANSGEEPFIETRQDGVSRRFIPPARMMSTESANSFTLIGEASDGGTMENLSRRLKVTGDLFDIMSGQTDVDHPLCEECTDTLLDQLDTQLNVTENECQNYKRCLEILEQMNEDDSEQLQMELTELALEEKRLIQELEDVEKNRKIVAENLKTVQAEAERLDQEEAQYQREYSEFKRQQLELDDELKSVENQMCYAQMQLDKLKKTNVFNATFHIWHSGQFGTINNFRLGRLPSVPVEWNEINAAWGQTVLLLHALANKMGLKFQRSPCPDQTGSFLQVETVSASDFAISSPLIKQSLCRMTIVPNLGSPGLSVPQAVLSFCLFNLKCTFVHEGHHHHPQAII
- the BECN1 gene encoding beclin-1 isoform X1 codes for the protein MEGSKTSSSTMQVSFVCQRCSQPLKLDTSFKILDRVTIQELTAPLLATAQVKPGETREEEANSGEEPFIETRQDGVSRRFIPPARMMSTESANSFTLIGEASDGGTMENLSRRLKVTGDLFDIMSGQTDVDHPLCEECTDTLLDQLDTQLNVTENECQNYKRCLEILEQMNEDDSEQLQMELTELALEEKRLIQELEDVEKNRKIVAENLKTVQAEAERLDQEEAQYQREYSEFKRQQLELDDELKSVENQMCYAQMQLDKLKKTNVFNATFHIWHSGQFGTINNFRLGRLPSVPVEWNEINAAWGQTVLLLHALANKMGLKFQRYRLVPYGNHSYLESLTDKSKELPLYCSGGLRFFWDNKFDHAMVAFLDCVQQFKEEVEKGETRFCLPYRMDVEKGKIEDTGASGGSFSIKTQFNSEEQWTKALKFMLTNLKWGLAWVLSQFYNK